The window agaaagaaaaagaaaataacagataaaaaaaaaaaaaataaataagccagaagctgtttttgtatgtaTTCTTTCTTAAAAACAATAGTTCTCATACCATGTGTGCTTCAGAAATGAGGAGGGACCTTGAACAGAACCTGATATTACAGAACCTGATAAAACTCAACATTTACACTCTCCAATCAGAAATCTAACCTATCAGCACTGTAATATTTCCCTTCTTCAGTTACGTTGAGAGAGGTTAAGAGGTACAAACTAACTCGTgtacacaattctgacattctGCCATTTCCATGCATTATTCAAGACAATAATGCCAACGTATACATTCAGAATGTTTAGCTTTCGGCAAATTTCAGCAGTATGTAGATGAGTTTTATGGATCAATATTTGGTTTGTATCATTACCGTTTTGCACCCAGgataaatattgcatttatttatattttttttaactcagaTGCAAGAGCTATAACCTGCTGAACTTTTTCAATATTGCCTATAAGGAgctgcatttttaattaaagaacTGTCACATTAATgctcaaattatttatttaattcttcAGAATCCAAAATAATCCTTAAATACCACTATTGTATTAATTATTCACGCATGACCTCgccactgcaaaaaaaaaaaaaaaaatggaattctGCCAGATGATACGTTGCAGAAATGGTTTGCCAAAGATGGCGAGAGCCTATCAAGAGTATGACATGGaagatgtaattttttttgtgacaaCGTAAGCCAAGTGAGGTGTGTGagatttaattttacatttgttaaaCATAACTGTAGTAAACTAAATGGTAGTGTTACATATCAAATGATTTGATTTGTATGCATAGTTTGCTTATAAGGTAATGAGATACACAGGTTTtcctttgttgttttttttcaccAAATAATCTtactgtttattcatttattaaacacatCATTCAGTGTGTCCGCAAGTCATCATTTGCAATGTTGCATTAATAACAGTTAATATTTGAGACTTTAAAGAAATGCTGAAGAATGCATCACATTTGACACTGTCAATACTCAAGTtttcctgcacacacacacctacacacacacacacacacacacttaaaaaaacattctgcaCAATGTACACAGTCACAatctcaaaaacaaaaaagaaagaaagaaagaaaaatgtaaacacCCTTTGTTTCAACATTCAGTCAATGGAAAATCTAAGTattagcacacacacacacacacacacacacacacacacacacacacacacacacacacacacaagcacagaCAAACATTGTAATACTGAAAGACATTGCTTTGTACATTCCAAGTAGAAAACATGTAGTAATATGTTTGTATAATTATCTGTACAAAACCCCCTCTCGTTCTTATCGTTAATATTCAGAATCTCTAGGCATGATCCAGATATGAGTAACCGTGGAGATACCACATTACGGTGCTGCCCCTGAGAGCAGTATAAATGTCTAAACTGTACCCATCCAAAAACATCTTGAATGGCATGCATATAGCAGGCAGGCCTCAGCCggtaaaaatgcaaaacaatgaCTCCTAAGATCAATCCTGCCCAGTGGTGATGCTCGCAGGCAAGCATTACCATAATTTTGGCTGATTTCGTTTTTGAAAACCGTGTGTACATGTGTGTTCAAATGCGTGCTGAATATATAATGTGCATAAAAAGGGACCCGATGAAAAAATATTGGAAGATGAAAGCAGGAAACACAACTGTCCAGGAAAACAATGACAATAAGGACAACAAAAGGACAATTTtcacataaaataaagtgttaactcTCATTGACAGTCTGCATGGTTCGAATTGGATGCATATTGCTGTGGGTCTTTTCAATCTTTTCAGTACTAGCAAAGACTTGATACTAGATGCATGCAGGGATACAGGCAGCAAAAAGAGAAAGGAAAATGTTTGGATCGGATCACAGCAGAACTGCAGGCTTGGCCCTTTTGTGCACTAAATTAAGCGAAAGGCCACAGCTGTGTCTTAATTTCATCTCTAGAAAGTAAACTTGTGAAAGTGAGCCAGactattttattgttgttgttgttgttgttgtttttcttttttattgcaCTGAAAGTCCGTTGCTGATAACAAACGGCATTCGCATCCCTTAATTGTACAGAAGGGATTTCCAAATATTAAGATAatgcaacagacttttaaagtCCACCTGAAACTCAGTCTCCTTGAGCCTTCAGAGCTCACAGGCTTTCCCCAAATCAACATCTGAAATGAAGTTATTAGGTTaatacaaacaatttttttttttttgctgtatttaaatacatttggcACATTCTgttgaaaaacaacaacaataacaacacagaaacattaaataattaacaatcatttaaaaaaagactgCAAAACATTAAGCAAATGAAAGTGCACTTTTATCTGACAAACCaatatacaagaaaaaaaaaaaaatgtaaaaaatgaaaagactAAAAATCTCAAGAGATTGCTCTGGTCCCCAGAGCTAAGAGTTGAACCCTTCTGACTGCGCTGCATCTGTAAGTGCTCTTTCTGTGGATTGACCTGACTGCTTCAACCATCATCTTTGACGCCCTCTCCCTCCTATCCACGCACCACTAGTCCACTCATTCCCCGCTCGTTTGACCTAAAACAATAGTGGCTACAGAAACATGCCACCATGATCAATGAAAACCGTAGCAAACGGATGGATATTGTGAGAGTATAAGAGTCAAGTGTATGTAAGAGGAGAAAGAAACCATTTTATTCTCCTCGCAGTCTTACTTTGCAAGTCCATCTCATGCACAAGTGGTGACGGTCATGATATTGGCACTGCTGGGTCCCGCGCTCCCACAGGAACTGGGAGGAGAAGTGTGGCTCCCCCCGGCCCCAGCGCTACTGCCCTTGTCCGTGGGTTTCTTGTCCTTCTGTTTCAGGTGCACCTTGGCGTGCCTCTTTCGCTCGTCGCTCCTCGCGAACTTGCGTCCGCAGAACTCGCACGAGAACGGCTTCTCGCCGGTGTGCGTACGGATGTGCGTCGTTAGGTGGTCGCTGCGACTGAAGGACCGCATGCAGATGCGGCACTGGAAGGGTTTGTGTCCCGTGTGGATGCGCAGGTGGCGCGTCAACTCGTCTGATCTCGAAAAGCGGCGGTCGCAGTTTTCCGCCGGACAGGCGTGCGGCCGCTCGTGGACGGGCGTTTTGCTCGGCCGGTTGGGGTACTTTCTTGGTCGAATGGGTTTGAGAGCAAGTGTCTGAGAGGGTTGATGGTGTTGGGAAACGTGCTGTTGCCCACCGAGAAAGCCGGGATGGATCTGTTGCTTATCCTTAAAGGCTCGAATGGTCTCGAGGGGAGTTATGGGAGGTGGGTTCACTCTAATAGGGTCCATGGTTTGGAAGGGTTTATGCTCCATTACCCCTACGTCTCCCTGGTGGTGGAAGAGGTTGTAGTCTGGGATCATGGAAAAGAGACTTCCGTCCATGCCCGGTTTGGAGGTGGTGTGGTAGTCGGAGCTCGGGTAGGGCAAAGACGAGGACGTGGCCGGGCTGTGGTGGAACGCCACCTGTTCCGGGTATATCTCTCCACAGGTCGAGTAGGCAGGAAGGGGTGGCGCATAAACCTGCTCCATGTCTGACGACTGTCCGCCCATGCTGCCGCCCGACGAAGACGTCTGGGTAGTGATGTTGCCAGGTGACGGTGACACCCCCAGGATTCCCGCACTCACCAGGCTGATGATGTTGTTGTCGGGGCACCAACCCGAGCCTCCGATGCTGCCTGATGGAGGGGTGTCGAACGCAAACTTGCCCAGGTAGGTGACGGTTTGTCCGCTTCGACCGGACTGGAAACTCCCAGAGCCGTATTGGATTTCTCCGCTGTTCTTCTCGCCGCCCATCCCCAAGTCCATGATATTATCTGTGTGACAGGGGGTCAGAATGGACACGTCAATTCAGCGAACACCACACCAAATAACAGTCAAAGAGTTTATGCTTGGGAAAGTGACTAGTGGAAAGTTCTGCATCTATAGAAGAAGCTTCTAGGAGTCTAGACCTAACTACCGACTTAACTTTCTCTTAACTTTATTCTCAAGTTGGTCTCAAAAACAACATCTTGGCATGCCTCTGTTAATCGcctatccaaaaaaaaaaaaaaaaaaaagagagaagaaaGTGAAGCACATCAGTCCAAGTGAAGGCGTGGATATTGATCTTTGACCAAATCAGAAGTGATTCAAGATTCCAGTGAATATCTCTCACCTCCCTCGCCAACTTATTGTCTTTCTATCACAAAATCTAAACGGCTGCGTATTCAGTTGTAGGACTGGAACTTATTTGGCTTCTCTGTACGACAAGATGTCACGACTGACATCACTGTTACTCTTATACGcactccatctctctctctctttctctctctcccacacCTTCAGTCTTTTCAGAGAGATGACACTTGACGGCTGGATCTGTTGTATTGTAGTCACTTCAATCGCTTTTAATATGTCTGACAAAAGTACGTTGTTGAACACAATGCAGTGCTGATCACAACCCATgtctgtaaattaaatattttttatgatggCTCTCTAAGTTTAGTCTTGTACGTGCACTTACAGTAATCGCAGCGTGTACACCAAATTGTGGCTTACGGTAGAAACAAACAGAATGAAAATTACAGATGGTCCTCGCATCTGTTCAACACACATAGGGTACGTGTGTGAAGAGATGCTGTGCTGCGTCTGAAGGAAAAGACTCACTCGGGCAAAAATCAGAGAGAAAGGGAGAAGCGTGTGTTCCACAAATAAGtcaaaaacaggaaaaactCTGCCTATTTATTTCATGCTATGCCTATCATTACAGGATGTGTGTGGGGATGAGTTTCACACACTTGTTGGGGATGTTTGATAGGACACTTTGTGAGGACATGAAGGGTTTGTCACCTT of the Megalobrama amblycephala isolate DHTTF-2021 linkage group LG12, ASM1881202v1, whole genome shotgun sequence genome contains:
- the egr3 gene encoding early growth response protein 3 isoform X1, which translates into the protein MHLFCTSLVLCVLSACHMITSTCDGLLTSEDAEFCKGELKLIYPDLVIDECLIIPQRIREKISKEWGSPQVQLPSADEEKKYTLLMVDPDAPSRKKPSRAYWRHWLLADIKGEALKTGDVRGTELSAYTRPTPPQGTGLHRYQFLVFEQPEGQTMSLSPQEKSSLDNIMDLGMGGEKNSGEIQYGSGSFQSGRSGQTVTYLGKFAFDTPPSGSIGGSGWCPDNNIISLVSAGILGVSPSPGNITTQTSSSGGSMGGQSSDMEQVYAPPLPAYSTCGEIYPEQVAFHHSPATSSSLPYPSSDYHTTSKPGMDGSLFSMIPDYNLFHHQGDVGVMEHKPFQTMDPIRVNPPPITPLETIRAFKDKQQIHPGFLGGQQHVSQHHQPSQTLALKPIRPRKYPNRPSKTPVHERPHACPAENCDRRFSRSDELTRHLRIHTGHKPFQCRICMRSFSRSDHLTTHIRTHTGEKPFSCEFCGRKFARSDERKRHAKVHLKQKDKKPTDKGSSAGAGGSHTSPPSSCGSAGPSSANIMTVTTCA
- the egr3 gene encoding early growth response protein 3 isoform X2 — translated: MTGKLADKIPITMSSLINTIPDSLYPEEDIPTSMNIFTNPDSISHYSQMNTDNIMDLGMGGEKNSGEIQYGSGSFQSGRSGQTVTYLGKFAFDTPPSGSIGGSGWCPDNNIISLVSAGILGVSPSPGNITTQTSSSGGSMGGQSSDMEQVYAPPLPAYSTCGEIYPEQVAFHHSPATSSSLPYPSSDYHTTSKPGMDGSLFSMIPDYNLFHHQGDVGVMEHKPFQTMDPIRVNPPPITPLETIRAFKDKQQIHPGFLGGQQHVSQHHQPSQTLALKPIRPRKYPNRPSKTPVHERPHACPAENCDRRFSRSDELTRHLRIHTGHKPFQCRICMRSFSRSDHLTTHIRTHTGEKPFSCEFCGRKFARSDERKRHAKVHLKQKDKKPTDKGSSAGAGGSHTSPPSSCGSAGPSSANIMTVTTCA